In Antechinus flavipes isolate AdamAnt ecotype Samford, QLD, Australia chromosome 3, AdamAnt_v2, whole genome shotgun sequence, a genomic segment contains:
- the LOC127558030 gene encoding olfactory receptor 151-like yields MAAENQSTVTEFILAGLTDRTEYQLPLFFLFLGIYVITMVGNLGMITLIGLNSNLHTPMYYFLSNLSFVDLCYSSVITPKMLGNFVLEKNTISYPGCMTQLYFFLVFVIAECYMLTVMAYDRYVAICSPLLYKVIMSHHICFILVAIVYIMGFIGSTIETILMLKLSYCKLLISHYFCDILPLMKLSCSSTYDIEMVIFFLAGFNIIATSLTVLVSYVFILSSILRIRSTEGRSKAFSTCSSHIAAVGLFYGSTAFMYLKPSTASSLAQENVASVFYTTVIPMLNPLIYSLRNKEVKAALQKTLRKNMF; encoded by the coding sequence atggcagCAGAAAATCAGTCAACAGTGACTGAGTTTATCCTTGCAGGATTAACAGATCGTACAGAATACcaactccctcttttctttctgttccttggAATCTATGTGATCACTATGGTGGGAAACCTGGGCATGATCACACTCATTGGACTGAATTCCAACCTTCATACCCCCATGTACTATTTCCTCAGCAATTTGTCATTTGTCGATCTCTGCTACTCTTCTGTTATTACTCCCAAGATGTTAGGAAATTTTGTATTGGAGAAAAACACAATCTCTTATCCAGGGTGCATGACTCAGCTctattttttccttgtatttgttATTGCTGAGTGCTACATGCTGACAGTGATGGCATATGATCGTTATGTAGCCATCTGTAGTCCACTGCTCTATAAGGTCATCATGTCCCACCATATCTGCTTCATACTGGTAGCCATAGTGTATATAATGGGATTCATTGGTTCAACAATAGAGACAATCCTTATGTTGAAATTGTCTTATTGTAAATTACTCATCAGTCATTACTTCTGTGATATCCTCCCCCTCATGAAACTTTCCTGTTCCAGTACCTATGATATTGAAATGGTGATTTTCTTTTTGGCTGGATTTAACATCATAGCAACCAGCTTAACAGTCCTTGTTTCTTATGTTTTCATCCTCTCCAGCATCCTCCGCATCCGCTCCACTGAAGGCAGGTCCAAAGCCTTCAGCACCTGCAGCTCCCACATTGCAGCTGTTGGTCTATTTTATGGGTCCACTGCATTCATGTATTTAAAACCTTCAACAGCCAGTTCCCTAGCCCAAGAAAATGTAGCTTCTGTATTTTACACCACAGTGATTCCCATGTTAAACCCCCTAATCTATAGCCTGAGGAACAAAGAGGTAAAAGCTGCCTTGCAAAAAACCTTGAGGAAAAATATGTTCTGA